The Flavobacterium johnsoniae UW101 genomic interval ATTATCAATATTATTCTAAAAAAGGGTAAAAATCAAGGTTTCAACGGAACTTTTATTGCTTCAACAGGACTTCCTGAAACGTATGGTTTAAGTGCAAACGTAAATTATAAAACCGAAAAATTAAACTACTTTACTACTGCTGGTTATAACTACAGAACCAACGAAGGCGGCGGTTTAACAAATACATCTTATTATAATGCCGACGGATCTCCTAAAGGATATTTAGATGAAGATCGCGACACTAAAAGAATTAGAAACGGTTTTAATGCCAGAGGCGGTGTTGAATGGACAATTACTCCTACTACATTCTGGACAAACGCTATTAATTATCAAAAAAACACAGGAGAAGACAAAGACCTGATCAATTATAATAATTTTGATGCTGCACGTGCTTTTACAGGAAGTACTTATCGATTAAACAATACTGATACTGGAAGCGAGAACGTAGAATTTACGTCGAACTTAATCAAAAACTTCAACGATAAAGGACATAAACTTACTGCTGATTTATCAGTTTCCAGAAACACAGACAACAGTGATGGTATCATTACAGCTTCGCCAAGTTTTAATACAACTTTAAACGATCAGGTACAAAAACAAGTTTTACTACAAGCTGATTATGTACTGCCTTTAGGAAAAGGAAGCCAGTTTGAAGCAGGTTATAAAGGAAGTTTTGGAGACTTAAACAACGAATATTACGTTACAGACGAAAACTATGTTAAAGATCCAAACAAATCAAATACTTTAGAATACAAAGAGAACATCAATGCACTTTATGCACAATATGGTTTAAAAGTGAACAAATTCTCATATTTATTTGGTTTACGCTGGGAAGACACAAATATTCAGGTAAACTTATTAGATAACAGTCAATTCAATACAAAAAAATACAACAATCTGTTCCCAAGCGCTTTTATCAGCTACGAAATTTCAGATCAAAGTAACTTGACTGCGAGCTATAGTAAACGTTTAACCAGACCAAGAGGACGTTTCATGAATCCGGCGCTTAACTATTCAAGTAACATTAATATTTTTCAGGGAAATCCTGACTTAGATCCATCATTAACAGACAAATATGATGTAGGATATATTAAAAGATGGGAGAAAGTAACTTTCAGCACTTCTGCTTATTTTGAAAATACAAAAGATGTTTTCAGTTTTGTCAGAACGCCAAATGGTGATAATGTAGACGGAATTCCAGTTATTTTAAGCCGTCCTATTAACTTAGGAAGAGAGCAAAAATATGGTTTCGAATTTACGTTTAATTACACTCCGTTTAAATGGTGGAGATTAAACAGTAACTTCAATCTTTACAATGTAAAAACAACCGGAGAAAACACTTATACAGATACTCAGAATAACTTAGTTGTACAAAATCTTGACAATCAAGCCAACACTTGGTTTGCAAGAATCAATTCAAAAGTTACATTGCCATACAAAATTGACTGGCAGTTAAACGGAACTTACAATGGAGAACAAAAAACTGCACAAGGAAAAAATCTTGATCAGTTTTCAATGAATACAGCTTTAAGCAAAGATATTTTAAAAGACAAAGCTACTATTGCTTTTAACATCAGCGATATCTTTAATTCAAGAATTATGAGATCATATACGTATCTTCAAAATGATACTACTCTTGAAAGTCAAAAATCGTATAGTGAAATGCAGTTCCGTAAACGTCAATTTAACTTGTCATTTACCTATCGTTTCAACAAACCGAAAAGCGAAAGAGACAAAAACGCACAGCCTAAAAATGATGGCGGCGGTGAAGGCAGCGGAGATTTCCCTGGATAACATTTGCTAAATTCCAATATAAAAATCCAAATTCCAATTGATTAACTCTCATTGGAATTTGGATTTTTTTTGCACAAAAAAAAAGAACCCAAATGGGTTCTTTTTTAATGAAATCAATTTTAATTAAATTGATTGTTCTTCTTGTCTTTTTTTAGCTCTCTTTTCTTTGATCATTTCCCAGCTAGCTCCCGTAACCCAATAAGATACGAAACCAACCAAGAAAAACATTAACCAAAACCCTATAGTTAGTATGGTTAAGAAAAGTAAAAAGCCTAAGTACTGTGAAAATTCAAACATGTTTTCCGGAATTTTTGAATGTTACCACAAATGTAGGGTATATATTTTTCCTCAGCAATAAAATCTAAATCAATTTTCGTGAAATAACATTTATCCGTATATTTATACTCATTTTAAATAAGGATTTTTTCCGCATATTATTCAACTATCTAAATTAGAAGAACATGAGTATTTTAAGGAGCTGAAACCTGCTGTCTGCTAT includes:
- a CDS encoding outer membrane beta-barrel family protein: MKQINFAVMLVLFLTGFYNYAQQGPPAKNKVKVTGKVFEKVTKQPLEYATISIMAPNDTKVIAGGITNPKGEFEVAVAPGTYDIKVEFISFKSTEIKQKSIQDDTNLGVVNLSEDAAQLNEVVVRAEKSTVEIKLDKKVYNVGQDMMVKGGTVSDVLDNVPSVSVDSEGNVSLRGSDNIRILIDGRPSQAINVAEALRQLPADAIEKVEVITNPSARYDAEGGSGIINIILKKGKNQGFNGTFIASTGLPETYGLSANVNYKTEKLNYFTTAGYNYRTNEGGGLTNTSYYNADGSPKGYLDEDRDTKRIRNGFNARGGVEWTITPTTFWTNAINYQKNTGEDKDLINYNNFDAARAFTGSTYRLNNTDTGSENVEFTSNLIKNFNDKGHKLTADLSVSRNTDNSDGIITASPSFNTTLNDQVQKQVLLQADYVLPLGKGSQFEAGYKGSFGDLNNEYYVTDENYVKDPNKSNTLEYKENINALYAQYGLKVNKFSYLFGLRWEDTNIQVNLLDNSQFNTKKYNNLFPSAFISYEISDQSNLTASYSKRLTRPRGRFMNPALNYSSNINIFQGNPDLDPSLTDKYDVGYIKRWEKVTFSTSAYFENTKDVFSFVRTPNGDNVDGIPVILSRPINLGREQKYGFEFTFNYTPFKWWRLNSNFNLYNVKTTGENTYTDTQNNLVVQNLDNQANTWFARINSKVTLPYKIDWQLNGTYNGEQKTAQGKNLDQFSMNTALSKDILKDKATIAFNISDIFNSRIMRSYTYLQNDTTLESQKSYSEMQFRKRQFNLSFTYRFNKPKSERDKNAQPKNDGGGEGSGDFPG